A single window of Synechococcus sp. C9 DNA harbors:
- a CDS encoding WG repeat-containing protein: protein MRTLRSRHRFWLVFLATVFCLLGMIPAGQAYVEHRRPPLALHFDAAQPFVNGRAGVKQGSWHGYIDHSGNLVIPLRYQDARNFSEGLAAVELGEKWGFIDKKGNTVIPFQFARAVDFSEGLAGVNNGQHWGFINKSGQVVVPCQFDHVLNFREGLAAVKKGNKWGYVNRVGRLVIPLKFDNVYSFSDGLARVKQGNSWSFIDDKGRVVIGEFFTWVQPFHEGLAPANLDGFWGYINTSGQWQIGAQFHQALKFVQGLAPVLWRFRWGYINPQGHLVIPYAYDEAWYFSEGMALVRQGDKWGYIDSTGQMVIPCQFANAESFREGMAPVKFANEWGYINRNGQPVFPYAFRVAMEKVTDPATDTPGDE from the coding sequence ATGCGTACGCTCCGCTCCCGCCACCGGTTTTGGTTGGTATTTTTGGCAACTGTTTTCTGTCTGTTGGGAATGATACCAGCGGGGCAGGCCTATGTGGAACACCGTCGTCCCCCCTTAGCCTTGCATTTTGATGCGGCGCAACCCTTTGTCAACGGGCGGGCCGGGGTTAAACAGGGGTCTTGGCATGGGTATATTGACCATTCGGGAAATTTGGTAATTCCTTTGAGGTATCAGGATGCCCGCAATTTTAGCGAGGGTTTGGCGGCGGTGGAACTGGGGGAAAAGTGGGGTTTTATTGACAAAAAAGGGAATACGGTTATTCCATTCCAGTTTGCTAGGGCGGTGGATTTTAGCGAGGGATTGGCTGGGGTAAATAATGGTCAGCACTGGGGTTTTATTAATAAATCGGGGCAGGTGGTGGTGCCCTGTCAATTTGACCATGTATTAAATTTTCGAGAGGGTTTAGCCGCCGTTAAAAAGGGTAATAAATGGGGCTATGTGAACCGGGTTGGTCGCCTGGTCATCCCTTTGAAATTTGATAATGTCTATAGTTTTTCCGATGGTTTAGCTCGGGTCAAACAGGGCAATTCTTGGAGTTTTATTGATGACAAGGGGCGGGTGGTGATTGGGGAATTTTTCACCTGGGTGCAACCGTTTCATGAGGGTTTAGCACCAGCCAATCTGGATGGTTTTTGGGGTTATATCAACACCAGCGGGCAGTGGCAAATCGGGGCGCAATTTCATCAGGCTCTGAAATTTGTGCAAGGTTTGGCACCGGTGCTGTGGCGATTCCGTTGGGGCTATATCAATCCCCAGGGACATCTGGTCATTCCCTATGCCTATGATGAAGCCTGGTATTTTAGCGAGGGGATGGCGTTGGTGCGGCAGGGGGATAAATGGGGGTACATTGACAGTACGGGGCAGATGGTGATCCCTTGCCAGTTTGCCAATGCGGAATCCTTTCGGGAGGGGATGGCACCGGTGAAATTTGCCAATGAATGGGGCTATATCAACCGCAACGGCCAGCCCGTATTTCCCTATGCCTTCCGGGTGGCGATGGAGAAGGTTACTGATCCGGCTACCGATACACCTGGGGATGAATAA
- a CDS encoding TRAP transporter small permease subunit, whose translation MRDWDSITHWLNRLTLGAGWLAMALVPLLVLVGVWNVVGRYLGRWLGMNLTSNAFLELQWYLFSAIFLLGAAYTLYHNAHVRVDVLYNRWSERQRAWVDLLATLLFLLPFVALLLWVTTPTVITAWRIGEQSPDPGGLPRYWVKSLPVLGFGLLFLQGIAQVIRLGQWLRQDQR comes from the coding sequence ATGCGTGATTGGGACAGCATCACCCACTGGCTCAACCGTCTGACCCTGGGGGCGGGTTGGCTGGCGATGGCGCTGGTGCCCCTGTTGGTGCTGGTGGGGGTGTGGAATGTGGTGGGCCGCTACCTGGGGCGGTGGCTGGGCATGAATTTGACCTCCAATGCCTTTTTAGAATTGCAGTGGTATCTATTCAGTGCGATTTTTTTGCTGGGAGCCGCCTACACCCTCTACCATAACGCCCATGTGCGGGTAGATGTGCTGTACAATCGCTGGTCAGAACGTCAACGAGCCTGGGTTGACCTGCTGGCTACCCTGCTGTTCCTGTTGCCGTTTGTGGCGTTACTGCTGTGGGTGACGACCCCTACGGTGATCACCGCTTGGCGCATAGGTGAGCAGTCCCCCGACCCCGGTGGTTTGCCCCGCTACTGGGTAAAATCCCTGCCCGTGTTGGGTTTTGGCCTCCTATTTCTCCAAGGGATTGCCCAAGTCATCCGCCTGGGTCAGTGGCTCCGCCAGGATCAGCGTTGA
- a CDS encoding methionine gamma-lyase family protein → MTDPLTNHPLLRQIIDELTNDFRRIDGLVKYNFSRVVTAMNTHRVGVHHFQSTTGYGHGDQGREVLEQVFAQVIGAEMALVRPQFFSGTHAIACALYGVLRPGDELLSVAGAPYDTLEPVLGIRESGSGSLQDFGILYRQLDLTPTGDIDWVKLPQMIHSKTRVAFIQRSCGYSWRPSLTIAQLKNVIHEIKKVNPGVICVVDNCYGEFAEMQEPTMVGADLIAGSLIKNPGGTIAPCGGYVAGKKAYVELAANRLSAPGIGIEAGASLGFNRLFFQGLFLAPQMVGEALKSGLLLAATFSKLGYPVQPGLDAPRTDTIQAIQLGDPDRLTRFCRLLQRLSPVGSYLDPVPAPMPGYESQLIMAGGTFIDGSTSEFSADGPLRPPYIIFCQGGTTWLHWLWALEQLLPEFAPNPHT, encoded by the coding sequence ATGACTGACCCTCTCACCAATCATCCCCTATTGCGCCAAATTATTGATGAATTAACGAATGATTTTCGGCGCATTGATGGGCTGGTTAAATACAATTTTAGTCGCGTGGTTACCGCCATGAATACCCATCGGGTCGGGGTGCATCATTTTCAGTCCACCACCGGCTATGGTCACGGGGATCAGGGACGAGAGGTTTTAGAACAGGTATTCGCTCAAGTTATAGGTGCGGAAATGGCTTTGGTACGTCCTCAGTTTTTCTCCGGTACCCATGCCATCGCCTGCGCCTTGTACGGTGTCCTCCGACCGGGGGATGAACTCTTGTCCGTCGCCGGTGCCCCCTACGATACCTTGGAGCCGGTGTTGGGAATCCGAGAATCTGGTAGCGGTTCATTACAGGATTTTGGGATTCTTTACCGGCAATTAGATTTAACCCCAACGGGTGACATTGATTGGGTAAAATTACCCCAGATGATTCATAGTAAAACCCGAGTGGCTTTTATTCAGCGTTCCTGTGGTTATTCCTGGCGACCAAGTTTAACAATTGCTCAACTAAAAAACGTTATTCATGAAATAAAAAAAGTTAATCCTGGGGTGATTTGCGTTGTGGACAATTGCTATGGCGAATTTGCCGAAATGCAGGAACCGACTATGGTTGGTGCTGATTTGATCGCCGGTTCTTTGATTAAAAATCCTGGCGGTACCATTGCCCCCTGTGGCGGTTATGTAGCGGGGAAAAAGGCGTATGTTGAACTCGCCGCCAACCGTTTGAGTGCCCCTGGTATTGGGATAGAAGCGGGTGCATCCCTGGGGTTCAATCGCTTATTTTTTCAGGGCTTATTCTTAGCACCGCAAATGGTGGGGGAAGCCCTCAAATCAGGGTTACTATTGGCGGCTACTTTTAGCAAACTGGGCTACCCGGTACAACCTGGCTTAGATGCCCCGCGCACGGATACGATTCAAGCCATTCAGTTGGGCGACCCTGACCGTTTAACCCGTTTTTGTCGCCTTTTACAACGGCTGAGTCCAGTGGGAAGTTACCTGGACCCCGTGCCCGCTCCCATGCCCGGTTATGAAAGCCAATTAATTATGGCAGGGGGCACATTTATTGATGGCAGTACCAGCGAATTTTCCGCCGATGGTCCTTTGCGGCCGCCCTACATCATCTTTTGTCAGGGGGGAACGACGTGGCTCCATTGGCTGTGGGCATTAGAGCAACTTTTACCTGAATTTGCCCCTAATCCACATACATGA
- a CDS encoding HAD family hydrolase, whose amino-acid sequence MALPVLALDFDGVLCDGLNEYFTVSAKVYRELCPEIGCTGNLEPLREWFYRLRPVITHGWEMPLLLHGLMAGEDIQAMESAWPQVQQRLLRETGWTAQDLGQRVDEMRDAWIARDEQEWLSLHEFYGGVVAQVQRWLTTTPFQPVIVTTKQERFVQALWSGVGVTWPEQWLYGKTLAQPKTQILQKLHQQYGVIGFVEDRWEALTAVQQVPALQNIPLFLATWGYNTPAQAQSARQLGIQPLNLGEFCDPQSPWCRGND is encoded by the coding sequence ATGGCTCTACCGGTACTGGCACTGGATTTTGACGGGGTACTCTGTGATGGGCTGAATGAGTACTTTACCGTCAGTGCTAAGGTTTATCGGGAACTTTGTCCTGAAATTGGCTGTACGGGCAACCTGGAGCCATTGCGGGAATGGTTTTACCGTCTGCGCCCGGTGATTACCCACGGGTGGGAAATGCCCCTGCTTTTGCACGGATTGATGGCGGGGGAGGACATTCAAGCGATGGAATCCGCTTGGCCGCAGGTACAACAACGGCTACTCAGGGAGACTGGGTGGACGGCTCAGGACTTGGGGCAACGGGTGGACGAGATGCGGGATGCCTGGATCGCCCGAGATGAGCAGGAATGGCTGTCCCTGCATGAATTTTACGGGGGCGTGGTGGCGCAGGTGCAAAGATGGTTGACGACGACCCCTTTTCAGCCGGTGATTGTCACCACCAAACAGGAACGGTTTGTACAAGCCCTGTGGTCTGGGGTAGGCGTAACTTGGCCGGAGCAATGGCTGTACGGCAAAACCCTCGCCCAGCCGAAAACCCAGATTTTACAAAAATTGCATCAGCAGTATGGAGTGATTGGGTTTGTGGAGGACCGTTGGGAGGCCCTGACGGCGGTACAGCAGGTGCCCGCTCTACAAAACATTCCTTTATTTCTCGCCACTTGGGGGTACAACACGCCCGCCCAGGCCCAATCTGCCCGCCAGTTGGGGATTCAGCCCCTCAACCTTGGGGAATTTTGCGACCCCCAATCCCCTTGGTGCCGGGGCAATGATTAG
- a CDS encoding YebC/PmpR family DNA-binding transcriptional regulator codes for MAGHSKWANIKRQKARVDALKGQVFAKLSREMIVAARSGLPDPAANFRLRTAVEKAKAAGMSQENIERAIAKGAGLLGADADSLEAVRYEGYAPGGVAVLIEALTDNRNRTAGEIRAAFNKYGGNLGETGCVGWMFTQVGWIELPGVTNEDDLLAAALQVPATGYEWDGETAALLTEPLALEAVVTALQKEGYPVGTALTRWQPTTTVAITDADWGRKVLRLLEVLEDLDDVQAVSANFEMDEPVWATLMGH; via the coding sequence ATGGCAGGACATAGTAAGTGGGCGAATATCAAACGGCAAAAAGCCCGGGTGGATGCCCTCAAGGGACAGGTTTTTGCCAAATTATCACGGGAGATGATTGTGGCGGCACGCTCAGGGTTGCCTGACCCGGCGGCTAATTTTCGCCTGCGGACAGCAGTGGAGAAGGCTAAGGCGGCGGGGATGTCCCAGGAAAATATCGAACGGGCGATTGCCAAGGGGGCAGGACTGTTGGGGGCGGATGCGGACAGTTTGGAGGCGGTGCGTTACGAGGGCTATGCGCCGGGGGGGGTGGCGGTCTTGATCGAAGCCCTGACGGATAACCGCAACCGGACGGCGGGGGAGATTCGGGCGGCGTTTAATAAATACGGGGGCAATTTGGGGGAAACCGGCTGTGTGGGCTGGATGTTTACCCAGGTGGGCTGGATTGAACTGCCGGGGGTGACGAATGAAGATGACCTGCTGGCGGCGGCGCTCCAGGTGCCTGCGACGGGGTACGAGTGGGACGGGGAGACGGCGGCGTTGCTCACGGAACCCTTGGCTTTGGAGGCGGTGGTGACGGCACTACAAAAAGAGGGGTATCCAGTGGGCACGGCCCTGACCCGCTGGCAACCCACGACTACGGTGGCGATTACCGATGCGGACTGGGGGCGAAAGGTACTGCGGTTGTTAGAGGTATTGGAGGATTTGGACGACGTGCAGGCGGTGAGTGCCAATTTTGAGATGGATGAGCCGGTGTGGGCAACGCTCATGGGCCATTGA
- a CDS encoding pentapeptide repeat-containing protein: MALPEQILTLESSLNQLLEAYQQGQRDFTGIDLQGVNLSRVNLTGANLTGANLSHTNLSGANLYEVNLTDAKLDGAYLGSVILPDQETGRLVYGSVLVRTNLSRATLVRASLVEANLSRTTLFQANLRQADLRHANLYRTNFNGADLTEAQLRQAKLCGVNLENAIIDILELSKADLDPETRQMVKERISSGSWHN; the protein is encoded by the coding sequence ATGGCTCTGCCTGAACAAATTCTCACCCTCGAATCGAGCCTGAATCAGCTACTGGAAGCATATCAACAGGGGCAAAGGGATTTCACGGGCATTGACCTACAAGGGGTGAACCTCAGTCGGGTGAACCTGACCGGAGCGAATTTGACGGGAGCGAATCTCAGCCACACCAACCTGAGCGGTGCCAACCTCTACGAAGTGAACCTGACGGATGCCAAGCTGGACGGCGCCTATCTCGGCAGTGTCATCCTCCCCGACCAGGAAACGGGTCGCTTGGTCTATGGTTCCGTATTGGTTCGGACGAATCTCAGCCGTGCCACCCTGGTACGTGCCAGCCTTGTGGAGGCCAACCTCAGCCGCACCACCCTATTTCAGGCCAACCTCCGCCAAGCCGACCTGCGCCATGCCAACCTTTATCGCACGAATTTTAATGGGGCGGATTTAACCGAAGCCCAACTCCGGCAGGCCAAACTCTGCGGGGTCAATTTGGAAAATGCCATTATTGACATTCTGGAATTGAGCAAGGCCGACCTTGACCCAGAAACCCGGCAAATGGTGAAGGAGCGCATTAGTAGCGGTAGCTGGCATAACTAA
- a CDS encoding pentapeptide repeat-containing protein — MNADELLRRYADGERDFRQVNLNGADLALAILREINLSRAKLAGVGFSQANLTRADLSRGILREADLSQAVLREANLTAAKLVGAYLSQADLEGAVLNKAKLTEADLVGVNLRGAKLVGANLSRVVLIEADLSGADLSGADLTGANLNDARLCGANLARVDLTRAALRHSDLSQANFFEADLSRAILQGAKLVGAGLSDAILSEANLANADLTEAQCMNADFSRTNLKGANLTRAVLNGAILDRVDLIHANLTEADLTRADLTGVDLSRTNLTRAQLPKAMLQRSNLVQATLREANLSEADLSDARLCRAILTGARLHQANLTGGDLTGVLLQGADLGGANLTGAILNQADLTNASLVGADLSGASLYEVLVQGTDFTRACLTDAYLEATDLQGALLTEAILPR, encoded by the coding sequence ATGAATGCGGATGAACTGTTACGGCGGTATGCGGATGGGGAGCGGGACTTCCGGCAGGTGAACCTGAACGGGGCGGATTTGGCTTTGGCCATCCTGCGGGAAATCAATCTCAGTCGGGCGAAGCTGGCGGGGGTTGGCTTCAGTCAGGCGAATTTGACCCGGGCGGATTTGAGCCGGGGGATTTTGCGGGAAGCGGATTTGAGCCAGGCAGTACTGCGGGAGGCCAATCTGACGGCCGCCAAACTGGTGGGGGCGTATCTGAGCCAGGCGGATTTGGAGGGGGCGGTTCTCAACAAGGCCAAATTGACCGAAGCGGATTTGGTGGGGGTAAATCTGCGGGGTGCCAAGTTGGTGGGGGCCAATTTGAGCCGGGTGGTGCTGATTGAGGCGGATTTGAGCGGGGCTGACCTGAGTGGGGCGGATTTAACGGGTGCGAATTTGAACGATGCCCGTCTATGTGGAGCGAATTTGGCACGGGTGGATTTGACCCGGGCGGCCCTGCGGCACAGTGACCTCAGTCAGGCCAATTTTTTTGAAGCGGATTTGAGCCGGGCAATTTTGCAGGGGGCGAAACTGGTGGGGGCGGGCTTGAGCGATGCGATTTTGAGTGAAGCCAATCTTGCCAATGCGGACTTGACCGAAGCCCAATGTATGAACGCCGATTTCAGCCGCACCAACCTCAAGGGGGCGAACCTCACCCGGGCGGTTTTGAACGGGGCGATTTTAGACCGGGTGGATTTGATCCATGCCAATCTCACGGAGGCCGACCTCACCCGGGCGGATTTGACCGGCGTGGATTTGAGCCGCACCAACCTCACCCGGGCGCAACTGCCCAAGGCGATGTTACAGCGCAGTAATCTGGTACAGGCGACGCTCCGGGAGGCCAATTTGAGCGAAGCGGATTTGAGCGATGCCCGTTTGTGCCGGGCGATTCTCACGGGGGCACGGTTGCACCAGGCCAATCTCACGGGTGGGGATTTGACCGGGGTATTGCTCCAGGGGGCGGATTTGGGCGGGGCCAATCTCACCGGGGCAATTCTCAACCAGGCGGACTTGACCAATGCCAGCCTAGTGGGTGCCGATTTGAGCGGGGCTTCTCTCTATGAAGTGCTGGTGCAGGGAACGGATTTCACCCGGGCCTGTCTAACCGATGCCTATCTGGAGGCCACGGATTTACAGGGTGCCCTGCTCACGGAAGCGATTTTGCCCCGCTGA
- a CDS encoding NAD(P)H-dependent oxidoreductase has protein sequence MALDYVSADLVQQQLYWRYATKKFDPNRKISPEIWAVLEESLRLAPSSFGLQPWRFIVVNNPAIRAQLVEHSWGQKQVVDASHLVVLALQKNVGTQDVDRYLARTAQVQGTPMENLQGFGNLIKGFLTQPPYPLNLEEWAARQVYLALGQFMTVAAFMGIDTCPMEGFIPAKYDEILGLKTTPYRSVVVCPVGYRAADDKNAQRPKVRYEKSDVFMYVD, from the coding sequence ATGGCTTTAGATTATGTATCCGCAGATTTAGTCCAGCAACAGTTGTATTGGCGTTATGCCACCAAAAAATTTGACCCCAACCGGAAAATATCCCCAGAAATTTGGGCGGTTTTAGAAGAAAGTTTGCGTTTAGCTCCCTCCTCTTTTGGTCTGCAACCCTGGCGGTTTATTGTGGTGAATAATCCGGCGATTCGTGCCCAATTGGTAGAACATTCTTGGGGGCAAAAACAAGTGGTTGATGCGTCCCATCTAGTGGTTTTAGCCTTGCAAAAAAATGTAGGCACCCAAGATGTGGACCGTTACCTCGCCCGTACTGCCCAAGTACAAGGTACGCCTATGGAAAACCTCCAGGGTTTTGGCAATTTGATTAAGGGATTTTTGACCCAACCGCCCTACCCATTGAATTTAGAAGAGTGGGCGGCTCGGCAGGTGTATCTTGCCTTGGGACAATTCATGACTGTAGCGGCTTTTATGGGCATTGATACCTGTCCGATGGAGGGATTTATTCCTGCTAAATATGATGAAATTTTGGGCTTAAAAACGACCCCCTATCGCTCGGTGGTGGTGTGTCCAGTGGGCTATCGGGCGGCGGATGATAAAAATGCCCAACGCCCGAAAGTTCGCTACGAAAAAAGTGATGTCTTCATGTATGTGGATTAG
- the gshA gene encoding glutamate--cysteine ligase, with protein sequence MLCKGFEIELYTGTPQGEVVGLADQIVHHLPGFVWEPDRRNVEYTTPPRQRYERLLCDLVQPRQHLRQYLRTLGNYTLIPGSTLALGDSTVFLRSDPGNPYHTYIQKTYGTRVVTASVHINIGIDDPETLIRACRLVRVEAPLYLALSAASPWLDGRITGWHSTRWHQFPHTPPHVPLFLSHRHFIQWTETQLQAGTMQNVRHLWSSVRPNGNRRPYDLNRLELRICDLVSDPVHLLAITALLEARLYQLLRNPNLDPLCGHPYPRLRAEELRVQSETNAQTAAQHSLDSVLTHWQTGQSVRARDWIAELLEQVTPLAKQYGFSCFLSPLRTILAEGNEAQRWLAQMARGESLATVLQNAIQAMQARETDLVTEICPPQAA encoded by the coding sequence ATGCTGTGTAAAGGCTTTGAAATCGAACTCTACACCGGCACGCCCCAGGGGGAGGTGGTGGGGCTAGCGGATCAAATTGTGCATCACCTGCCCGGCTTTGTCTGGGAACCGGACCGGCGCAACGTGGAATATACGACCCCGCCCCGGCAACGGTACGAACGCTTGCTCTGCGATTTGGTGCAACCCCGGCAACACCTGCGCCAATACCTACGCACCTTGGGCAACTATACCTTGATCCCCGGCAGTACCTTGGCATTGGGGGACAGTACGGTGTTTTTACGTTCTGACCCCGGCAACCCCTACCACACCTATATTCAGAAAACCTATGGCACCCGGGTGGTCACCGCCAGCGTGCATATCAATATCGGCATTGACGACCCGGAAACCCTGATCCGTGCCTGTCGGTTGGTGCGGGTGGAAGCCCCCCTGTATTTAGCCTTGAGTGCCGCTTCCCCCTGGTTGGACGGGCGGATCACGGGCTGGCACAGCACCCGTTGGCACCAATTTCCCCACACCCCCCCCCATGTGCCCCTGTTTCTCAGCCACCGGCATTTCATCCAGTGGACGGAAACCCAACTCCAGGCGGGCACCATGCAAAACGTGCGCCATCTCTGGAGTAGCGTGCGCCCCAACGGCAACCGCCGCCCCTACGATTTGAACCGCTTGGAACTGCGGATTTGCGATCTGGTCAGCGACCCGGTGCATCTGCTGGCAATCACCGCCCTGCTGGAAGCCCGGTTGTACCAACTTTTACGCAACCCCAACCTCGACCCCCTCTGCGGGCATCCCTACCCCCGACTGCGGGCGGAGGAACTGCGGGTGCAGAGCGAGACCAACGCCCAAACAGCCGCCCAACACAGTTTAGACAGTGTACTCACCCATTGGCAAACCGGGCAGAGTGTGCGGGCACGGGACTGGATCGCAGAATTACTTGAACAGGTGACCCCCCTTGCCAAGCAGTACGGGTTTAGCTGTTTTCTGTCCCCCCTACGCACCATCCTCGCCGAGGGCAACGAAGCCCAACGCTGGCTGGCGCAGATGGCACGGGGGGAGAGCCTCGCCACTGTCCTGCAAAATGCCATCCAAGCCATGCAGGCACGGGAAACCGACCTGGTCACCGAAATCTGTCCCCCCCAGGCGGCGTAA
- a CDS encoding glucose-6-phosphate dehydrogenase assembly protein OpcA, which translates to MVTTEAVVALQAPKDVSLSEIESELGQIWLGVDGDGDAGPRAVRAATFTLVVYESPDLAAQIAPSVEGLAVQNPCRVIHLRPQELATDAPLEARVAAYCPMQKRGQSNLICCEYITLTGSRPALERSLGLINALLIGDLPTYLWWQAHPDPEDVLLQGLIHLRERGGMRVLVDSATFAQPERGLLDLWQLLNLNIPLADLNWSRLSIWQELTAAAFDPPDRRVDLPKIDQVVIDYEKGNPTQALLFFGWLASRLGWVPQSYTLESGDYEIHRIICHSPEGQEIKTELAGLPLADVGSVVGDLIGLRLDSAQPDANCCTVLCSETTGCMRLEGGGKAQFCRVEQVSTLRDIPAETLLGQQIQRWGQQNILFQESLAVTAALLQAAKG; encoded by the coding sequence ATGGTGACGACCGAAGCAGTGGTGGCACTCCAAGCCCCCAAAGATGTGTCCCTGAGTGAAATTGAATCCGAATTGGGGCAGATTTGGCTGGGGGTGGACGGGGATGGGGATGCGGGTCCCCGGGCGGTACGGGCGGCGACGTTTACTTTGGTGGTCTATGAATCCCCAGACTTGGCGGCGCAGATTGCTCCCTCGGTGGAGGGTTTGGCGGTACAAAATCCCTGCCGGGTGATCCATCTCCGTCCCCAGGAACTAGCGACCGATGCACCCCTGGAAGCACGGGTGGCGGCCTATTGCCCGATGCAGAAACGGGGGCAAAGCAATTTGATCTGCTGTGAATACATTACCCTGACCGGTTCCCGCCCCGCCCTGGAGCGTTCCTTGGGTTTGATCAATGCCCTGCTGATCGGGGATTTACCCACCTATCTCTGGTGGCAAGCCCACCCTGACCCGGAGGATGTGTTGCTCCAGGGGTTGATTCATCTGCGGGAACGGGGGGGAATGCGGGTGCTGGTGGATTCGGCGACCTTTGCCCAACCGGAACGGGGTTTGTTGGATTTGTGGCAGTTGCTCAATCTCAATATCCCCCTGGCGGACTTGAACTGGAGTCGGTTGAGCATTTGGCAAGAATTGACCGCCGCCGCCTTTGACCCCCCCGACCGCCGGGTGGATTTACCCAAAATTGACCAGGTGGTGATTGACTACGAAAAGGGAAATCCGACCCAAGCCCTGCTCTTTTTTGGTTGGCTGGCTAGTCGGCTCGGTTGGGTGCCCCAGTCCTACACCCTGGAATCCGGCGACTACGAGATTCATCGGATCATTTGCCATTCCCCGGAGGGACAGGAAATCAAAACGGAACTGGCGGGCTTACCCTTGGCGGATGTCGGCTCGGTGGTGGGGGATTTGATCGGTCTGCGGCTGGATTCGGCTCAGCCGGATGCCAATTGCTGTACGGTCTTGTGTTCCGAAACGACGGGCTGTATGCGGTTGGAAGGGGGTGGCAAGGCGCAATTTTGCCGGGTAGAACAGGTGAGTACCCTCCGGGATATTCCCGCCGAAACCCTGCTGGGACAGCAAATCCAACGCTGGGGACAGCAAAATATCCTGTTCCAAGAAAGTTTGGCGGTAACGGCGGCGCTCCTCCAGGCGGCCAAGGGCTAA
- a CDS encoding ABC transporter permease has product MGWGKFAGAGLSVWGVYSVWRRHAKVYQNTWLVNSLPPLSEPIIYLLSFGFGLGPLIPGLIYQGREVTYLQFIAPGMIAVGVLFQSFFEGAYGSFIRLQFQKTWQALLTAPLTFTEVFLGDWLWAATRGTLAGCTTGLVVVLLGLYPPLALVLSLPLLILGALLFGGIGLLTAGLVRTVDQINVPIFLLVVPMFALCGTYFPRDNLPPLLGAIARFLPLSALIDLLRWPLAWPGFAPILLAWLLLWVMGMGGWAWRVIHPQVYR; this is encoded by the coding sequence ATGGGCTGGGGCAAATTCGCCGGTGCTGGCTTGAGCGTTTGGGGGGTCTATTCCGTCTGGCGGCGCCACGCCAAGGTGTATCAAAATACCTGGTTGGTGAATAGTTTACCGCCTCTGTCGGAACCGATTATTTACCTGTTGAGCTTTGGTTTTGGTCTGGGTCCCTTGATCCCTGGGTTGATCTACCAGGGACGAGAAGTAACTTATCTGCAATTTATTGCCCCGGGGATGATTGCGGTGGGGGTTTTATTTCAAAGTTTTTTTGAAGGTGCCTATGGGAGTTTTATCCGTCTGCAATTTCAAAAAACCTGGCAGGCTTTGCTCACCGCTCCCCTCACCTTTACGGAAGTGTTTTTGGGGGATTGGCTGTGGGCGGCGACCCGGGGCACTTTGGCGGGGTGTACGACGGGCTTGGTGGTGGTACTGCTGGGTTTGTATCCCCCCTTGGCGTTGGTTTTGTCCTTGCCGTTGTTGATTTTGGGTGCCCTGTTGTTTGGCGGCATCGGGCTTTTAACCGCCGGTCTGGTGCGGACGGTGGATCAGATCAATGTGCCTATTTTTCTGCTGGTCGTGCCCATGTTTGCCCTTTGTGGCACCTATTTTCCCCGGGATAATTTACCCCCGCTTTTGGGTGCCATTGCCCGGTTTTTACCCCTGTCGGCCCTGATTGACCTCCTGCGTTGGCCCTTGGCGTGGCCAGGGTTTGCACCCATCTTGCTCGCCTGGTTGCTCCTGTGGGTGATGGGGATGGGGGGCTGGGCTTGGCGGGTTATTCATCCCCAGGTGTATCGGTAG